A single window of Montipora capricornis isolate CH-2021 chromosome 14, ASM3666992v2, whole genome shotgun sequence DNA harbors:
- the LOC138031999 gene encoding uncharacterized protein, protein MEKYNSNKKCKSSGGEEKKKEPGKRCVVMFCDKTNADGVSMHRFPTEEKVRRQWVSFVRQKRHSDSWKQGSGHICSDHFTPEDYHDYGMKVAGYASKMLLKKNAIPSRQVVPTPQQLESARKKKRKISDISEGSNVVTHEAGYTAAKRPSRTLAKLTANRLLAQFEEAQRNKDSGDQLPSTSHDREEDIAILVPSETVECDSADFNLQQKSKVNRGTQLSFKRPTYRSKGTQVSLKIKTHVDCEVQCNLVDLPPLELLHPLPENVQEEHVRKSPEPLDQVEDDPFEDADVDDEDYKPYQDSEDEEDENEEKIVRPSLKGEKCKIHEERNFIVAESCLTSLFGACPICASPADADIVEVLGTMVKIRQRCKEESGSFSQEWLSQRFVGHRMAVGNLLLSASILLSGSSASKSLRMLKLMNVACISESNFYRHVSSYFTPVIIQHWKANQHQLFNTLRASDNNLILASDGRCDSPGYYAKFGSFTLIEQEINKVVDFQLVQSNEVRNSAWMEHEGLVRAVNVISDARLKIAQLITDRHKQNTAWIKRQLPDTANYFDIWHVSKGSTAAVKLEEMLLRPQLLKDIAQLSPKYQTSTLEAKHSLDIQFVPKHTTYSYWGMYTRLCLSALHYNENADRMQAVTIDGRPRYGHTIFKSKKGQPTVREIKTKPTYGYCFDTIAELFDGYENNPRALKQYKANLQVNVPPPRAASFQRPDREEIIESLVSRYARSNLVH, encoded by the exons ATGGAGAAATATAATAGTAATAAGAAATGCAAATCTAGCGGTGgcgaggaaaagaaaaaagaacctGGGAAGCGCTGTGTTGTGATGTTTTGCGATAAGACGAATGCAGACGGGGTCTCCATGCATAGATTCCCCACTGAAGAAAAAGTTCGAAGACAATGGGTTTCGTTTGTTCGCCAAAAAAGACACTCTGACTCATGGAAACAAGGTTCGGGTCACATTTGCAGCGATCATTTCACTCCCGAAGATTATCACGATTACGGAATGAAAGTCGCTGGCTATGCTTCAAAGATGTTGTTGAAGAAAAATGCCATTCCGTCAAGGCAAGTTGTTCCAACCCCACAGCAGCTGGAATCTGCCCGTAAAAAGAAGCGCAAAATATCGGATATTAGCGAAGGGAGCAACGTGGTGACCCATGAGGCGGGATATACTGCTGCAAAGCGACCAAGCAGAACCTTGGCAAAATTAACAGCAAACCGG CTTTTAGCGCAATTTGAGGAGGCCCAGAGGAACAAGGACAGCGGGGATCAATTGCCTTCCACAAGTCACGACAGGGAGGAAGATATCGCTATTCTTGTGCCGTCTGAGACTGTAGAGTGCGATTCAGCAGACTTCAATCTTCaacaaaaatcaaaagtgaaCAGAGGAACTCAACTAAGTTTCAAGCGTCCGACCTATCGCAGTAAAG GTACTCAAGTAAGTCTCAAAATCAAAACCCATGTTGACTGCGAGGTACAGTGCAATCTCGTAGACCTTCCTCCCCTGGAATTACTTCACCCCTTACCTGAGAACGTTCAGGAAGAACATGTGAGGAAATCCCCTGAACCACTGGACCAGGTAGAAGATGACCCGTTTGAAGACGCTGATGTGGATGATGAGGACTATAAGCCTTATCAGGATTCGGAAGATGAGGAAGACGAAAACGAGGAAAAAATCGTGAG GCCCTCGCTGAAAGGCGAAAAGTGCAAAATCCACGAAGAACGAAATTTCATCGTCGCCGAGAGCTGCCTGACGAGCCTATTTGGGGCGTGTCCAATCTGTGCCAGCCCTGCAGATGCTGACATTGTAGAGGTCTTGGGAACAATGGTTAAAATTCGTCAGAGGTGTAAAGAAGAATCTGGTTCTTTCTCACAGGAATGGCTTAGCCAGCGATTCGTTGGACACAGAATGGCTGTTGGAAATCTGTTACTGTCGGCGTCTATTCTACTGTCAG GTTCCAGCGCATCGAAGTCGCTAAGAATGTTGAAACTGATGAATGTGGCATGCATCTCAGAGAGCAATTTTTACCGTCATGTATCCTCGTACTTTACTCCAGTTATCATCCAACATTGGAAGGCAAACCAGCACCAACTCTTCAACACTCTGCGGGCAAGCGATAACAACCTAATACTCGCCAGCGATGGACGATGTGACTCACCCGGTTACTATGCGAAATTTGGATCGTTTACTTTGATCGAACAAGAGATCAATAAAGTTGTAGACTTCCAACTTGTCCAG AGTAACGAGGTGCGAAATAGTGCGTGGATGGAACACGAGGGATTGGTGAGAGCAGTGAACGTGATTTCTGATGCCAGACTCAAAATAGCTCAGTTAATTACAGATAGACACAAGCAAAACACTGCCTGGATTAAGAGACAATTACCAGACACAGCAAACTACTTCGATATATGGCATGTTTCGAAGG GTTCCACTGCTGCAGTCAAACTTGAGGAGATGCTGTTGAGGCCACAATTGTTGAAGGACATAGCTCAACTATCCCCCAAGTATCAGACATCAACCCTTGAAGCCAAGCACAGCTTAGATATTCAGTTTGTTCCAAAACACACAACTTACTCTTACTGGGGAATGTATACGAG ATTGTGTCTTTCTGCACTGCATTACAACGAAAATGCAGACAGGATGCAGGCAGTAACCATTGATGGGAGGCCGAGGTACGGCCATACAATTTTCAAAAGCAAGAAAGGTCAGCCCACAGTACGAGAAATAAAAACCAAGCCCACCTATG GTTACTGCTTCGATACAATTGCTGAATTATTTGACGGCTATGAGAACAACCCAAGAGCATTGAAACAATATAAAGCAAATTTACAGGTCAATGTTCCACCACCCCGTGCTGCCTCCTTTCAGAGACCAGACAGAGAGGAAATTATAGAGAGTCTTGTCAGCCGCTATGCCCGCTCTAATCTTGTACACTAG
- the LOC138032391 gene encoding uncharacterized protein, whose translation MEPDRKLGSHRKRFDLRHVMRYVTGVELQENMSDSSSGSLDSASDSSDFEGAIGGATIGDIVQPFSEIQPWRFEPLARSTVSPDRVENPEAPRRRCEFDSEERCRCGNCQKMFREEENLCCQEIEGIKCKNLEAVEVEQLDHPPNCIVDHPGFRAVCLNVWVLQTAWLQYKQQYGRDVYEGPEFKKNRHVAYRQLVR comes from the exons ATGGAGCCTGATCGCAAATTAGGATCCCATCGCAAACGCTTCGATTTGCGTCACGTGATGCGATACGTCACAGGTGTGGAACTGCAGGAAAACATGTCTGACTCTAGTAGCGGGAGCTTGGACTCTGCTAGCGATTCTTCCGATTTCGAAGGAGCTATAGGTGGCGCTACCATCGGCGATATAGTACAGCCCTTTTCAGAAATTCAACCGTGGCGTTTCGAGCCTCTTGCACGATCTACAGTATCGCCGGATAGAGTGGAAAATCCAGAAGCTCCTCGGCGACGCTGTGAGTTCGACAGCGAAGAACG GTGTCGTTGTGGCAACTGTCAGAAGATGTTTAGAGAGGAGGAGAACCTCTGTTGCCAAGAAATAGAAGggataaaatgcaaaaatttagaGGCTGTGGAAGTGGAGCAACTTGATCATCCCCCTAACTGTATAGTGGATCATCCCGGTTTCCGTGCAGTCTGTTTGAATGTTTGGGTGCTACAAACTGCTTGGTTGCAGTATAAACAGCAATACGGCAGAGATGTCTATGAGGGACCTGAATTCAAAAAGAATAGACATGTTGCATACAGACAGTTAGTAAGGTGA